From Rhodamnia argentea isolate NSW1041297 chromosome 10, ASM2092103v1, whole genome shotgun sequence, a single genomic window includes:
- the LOC115733427 gene encoding ATP-dependent zinc metalloprotease FTSH 2, chloroplastic isoform X1 — MQTEYSPMASSISCLVANSPTTSGTKSNLTKDFYGQCILPSSSLPLWRKEAKAVLVKASLDQQHGGRRKFLKLLGNMGLAAPALLSGREALADEQGVSSSRMSYSRFLEYLDKDRVKKVDLFENGTIAIVEAVSPELGNRIQRVRVQLPGLSQELLQKFREKNIDFAAHNAQEDSGSLLFNLIGNLAFPLILIGGLFLLSRRSSGGMGGPGGPGFPLAFGQSKAKFQMEPNTGVTFDDVAGVDEAKQDFMEVVEFLKKPERFTAVGARIPKGVLLVGPPGTGKTLLAKAIAGEAGVPFFSISGSEFVEMFVGVGASRVRDLFKKAKENAPCIVFVDEIDAVGRQRGTGIGGGNDEREQTLNQLLTEMDGFEGNTGIIVIAATNRADILDSALLRPGRFDRQVTVDVPDIRGRTEILKVHGSNKKFDADVSLDVIAMRTPGFSGADLANLLNEAAILAGRRGKTAISPKEIDDSIDRIVAGMEGTVMTDGKSKSLVAYHEVGHAICGTLTPGHDAVQKVTLVPRGQARGLTWFIPSDDPTLISKQQLFARIVGGLGGRAAEEVIFGEPEVTTGAAGDLQQITGLAKQMVTTFGMSEIGPWSLMDSSQSGDVIMRMMARNSMSEKLAEDIDAAVKRLSDGAYEIALSHIRNNREAIDKIVEVLLEKETMSGDEFRAILSEFVEIPVENRVPPSVPSPVSV, encoded by the exons atgCAAACAGAATATAGTCCCATGGCTTCATCAATCTCGTGCCTTGTGGCTAACAGTCCAACCACCAGCGGTACTAAATCAAATTTGACCAAGGACTTCTATGGTCAGTGCATTCTCCCTTCATCTTCCCTTCCATTATGGAGAAAGGAGGCCAAAGCTGTTTTGGTGAAAGCATCTCTGGACCAGCAACATGGAGGCAGGAGGAAGTTTCTGAAGTTGCTAGGAAATATGGGACTAGCAGCACCTGCACTTTTGAGTGGCAGGGAAGCTTTGGCTGATGAGCAAGGTGTTTCTTCTTCAAGAATGTCTTACTCCAGGTTTTTGGAATATCTGGATAAGGACAGGGTGAAAAAGGTAGATTTATTTGAAAATGGGACCATAGCCATTGTTGAGGCGGTTTCTCCTGAGTTGGGTAACAGGATCCAACGAGTCCGTGTGCAGCTCCCCGGACTGAGCCAAGAGCTCCTTCAGAAGTTCAGAGAGAAGAACATTGATTTTGCAGCCCATAATGCTCAAGAGGACTCAGGCTCTTTACTATTTAACTTGATAGGAAATCTGGCCTTCCCATTGATCCTGATTGGTGGTTTATTTCTTCTATCAAGACGCTCTTCTGGAGGAATGGGCGGGCCTGGTGGGCCTGGCTTTCCTCTCGCGTTTGGTCAATCCAAAGCCAAGTTCCAGATGGAACCTAACACTGGCGTGACATTTGATGATGTTGCTGGTGTTGATGAGGCCAAGCAGGACTTCATGGAAGTGGTGGAGTTTCTAAAGAAACCTGAGAGGTTTACTGCAGTCGGGGCACGTATCCCTAAGGGTGTCCTTCTAGTTGGTCCTCCAGGAACTGGAAAAACGCTGCTTGCCAAGGCAATTGCTGGTGAAGCAGGTGTTCCATTTTTCTCCATTTCAGGTTCTGAGTTCGTTGAGATGTTTGTTGGTGTTGGGGCTTCCAGAGTTCGTGATCTTTTCAAGAAGGCCAAAGAGAATGCTCCCTGCATTGTGTTTGTTGATGAAATTGATGCTGTGGGGCGGCAGAGAGGAACTGGAATTGGAGGAGGAAATGACGAAAGGGAGCAGACCCTTAATCAGCTGTTGACAGAAATGGATGGTTTTGAAGGAAATACGGGTATCATTGTAATTGCAGCAACTAACCGTGCTGACATTCTGGACTCTGCGTTGCTTAGGCCTGGAAGATTTGACAGACAG GTAACTGTTGATGTTCCTGATATCCGGGGtagaacagaaattttgaaggTGCATGGCAGCAATAAGAAGTTTGATGCAGACGTATCCCTAGATGTTATAGCTATGAGAACTCCTGGATTTAGCGGAGCGGATCTTGCCAACCTCTTGAATGAGGCTGCCATATTGGCTGGCCGTCGTGGGAAGACAGCAATCTCTCCGAAGGAGATTGATGATTCAATTGACAGGATTGTTGCTGGAATGGAAGGAACCGTGATGACAGATGGAAAGAGTAAGAGTTTGGTGGCATACCATGAAGTTGGTCATGCCATTTGCGG tACTTTGACCCCAGGGCATGATGCAGTTCAAAAGGTCACCCTCGTACCACGGGGTCAGGCCCGAGGTCTTACCTGGTTCATTCCTTCTGACGACCCTACCTTGATCTCTAAGCAGCAACTCTTTGCAAGAATTGTTGGTGGATTGGGTGGCAGAGCAGCTGAGGAAGTGATATTTGGGGAGCCTGAGGTTACTACAGGTGCAGCGGGAGATTTGCAGCAAATCACTGGCTTGGCAAAACAG ATGGTGACCACATTCGGCATGTCTGAAATTGGCCCATGGTCACTCATGGACTCATCACAGAGTGGTGATgtcatcatgaggatgatggcCAGGAATTCAATGTCAGAAAAGCTTGCAGAAGACATTGATGCTGCCGTGAAGAGACTTTCAGATGGTGCATATGAAATTGCTCTGAGTCACATAAGGAATAACCGGGAGGCCATAGACAAGATTGTGGAAGTCCTCCTCGAGAAAGAAACAATGTCCGGGGATGAGTTCCGTGCTATCCTCTCAGAGTTTGTCGAAATTCCTGTTGAGAACCGGGTTCCTCCTTCAGTTCCATCTCCTGTCTCTGTGTAA
- the LOC115733427 gene encoding ATP-dependent zinc metalloprotease FTSH 2, chloroplastic isoform X2, giving the protein MASSISCLVANSPTTSGTKSNLTKDFYGQCILPSSSLPLWRKEAKAVLVKASLDQQHGGRRKFLKLLGNMGLAAPALLSGREALADEQGVSSSRMSYSRFLEYLDKDRVKKVDLFENGTIAIVEAVSPELGNRIQRVRVQLPGLSQELLQKFREKNIDFAAHNAQEDSGSLLFNLIGNLAFPLILIGGLFLLSRRSSGGMGGPGGPGFPLAFGQSKAKFQMEPNTGVTFDDVAGVDEAKQDFMEVVEFLKKPERFTAVGARIPKGVLLVGPPGTGKTLLAKAIAGEAGVPFFSISGSEFVEMFVGVGASRVRDLFKKAKENAPCIVFVDEIDAVGRQRGTGIGGGNDEREQTLNQLLTEMDGFEGNTGIIVIAATNRADILDSALLRPGRFDRQVTVDVPDIRGRTEILKVHGSNKKFDADVSLDVIAMRTPGFSGADLANLLNEAAILAGRRGKTAISPKEIDDSIDRIVAGMEGTVMTDGKSKSLVAYHEVGHAICGTLTPGHDAVQKVTLVPRGQARGLTWFIPSDDPTLISKQQLFARIVGGLGGRAAEEVIFGEPEVTTGAAGDLQQITGLAKQMVTTFGMSEIGPWSLMDSSQSGDVIMRMMARNSMSEKLAEDIDAAVKRLSDGAYEIALSHIRNNREAIDKIVEVLLEKETMSGDEFRAILSEFVEIPVENRVPPSVPSPVSV; this is encoded by the exons ATGGCTTCATCAATCTCGTGCCTTGTGGCTAACAGTCCAACCACCAGCGGTACTAAATCAAATTTGACCAAGGACTTCTATGGTCAGTGCATTCTCCCTTCATCTTCCCTTCCATTATGGAGAAAGGAGGCCAAAGCTGTTTTGGTGAAAGCATCTCTGGACCAGCAACATGGAGGCAGGAGGAAGTTTCTGAAGTTGCTAGGAAATATGGGACTAGCAGCACCTGCACTTTTGAGTGGCAGGGAAGCTTTGGCTGATGAGCAAGGTGTTTCTTCTTCAAGAATGTCTTACTCCAGGTTTTTGGAATATCTGGATAAGGACAGGGTGAAAAAGGTAGATTTATTTGAAAATGGGACCATAGCCATTGTTGAGGCGGTTTCTCCTGAGTTGGGTAACAGGATCCAACGAGTCCGTGTGCAGCTCCCCGGACTGAGCCAAGAGCTCCTTCAGAAGTTCAGAGAGAAGAACATTGATTTTGCAGCCCATAATGCTCAAGAGGACTCAGGCTCTTTACTATTTAACTTGATAGGAAATCTGGCCTTCCCATTGATCCTGATTGGTGGTTTATTTCTTCTATCAAGACGCTCTTCTGGAGGAATGGGCGGGCCTGGTGGGCCTGGCTTTCCTCTCGCGTTTGGTCAATCCAAAGCCAAGTTCCAGATGGAACCTAACACTGGCGTGACATTTGATGATGTTGCTGGTGTTGATGAGGCCAAGCAGGACTTCATGGAAGTGGTGGAGTTTCTAAAGAAACCTGAGAGGTTTACTGCAGTCGGGGCACGTATCCCTAAGGGTGTCCTTCTAGTTGGTCCTCCAGGAACTGGAAAAACGCTGCTTGCCAAGGCAATTGCTGGTGAAGCAGGTGTTCCATTTTTCTCCATTTCAGGTTCTGAGTTCGTTGAGATGTTTGTTGGTGTTGGGGCTTCCAGAGTTCGTGATCTTTTCAAGAAGGCCAAAGAGAATGCTCCCTGCATTGTGTTTGTTGATGAAATTGATGCTGTGGGGCGGCAGAGAGGAACTGGAATTGGAGGAGGAAATGACGAAAGGGAGCAGACCCTTAATCAGCTGTTGACAGAAATGGATGGTTTTGAAGGAAATACGGGTATCATTGTAATTGCAGCAACTAACCGTGCTGACATTCTGGACTCTGCGTTGCTTAGGCCTGGAAGATTTGACAGACAG GTAACTGTTGATGTTCCTGATATCCGGGGtagaacagaaattttgaaggTGCATGGCAGCAATAAGAAGTTTGATGCAGACGTATCCCTAGATGTTATAGCTATGAGAACTCCTGGATTTAGCGGAGCGGATCTTGCCAACCTCTTGAATGAGGCTGCCATATTGGCTGGCCGTCGTGGGAAGACAGCAATCTCTCCGAAGGAGATTGATGATTCAATTGACAGGATTGTTGCTGGAATGGAAGGAACCGTGATGACAGATGGAAAGAGTAAGAGTTTGGTGGCATACCATGAAGTTGGTCATGCCATTTGCGG tACTTTGACCCCAGGGCATGATGCAGTTCAAAAGGTCACCCTCGTACCACGGGGTCAGGCCCGAGGTCTTACCTGGTTCATTCCTTCTGACGACCCTACCTTGATCTCTAAGCAGCAACTCTTTGCAAGAATTGTTGGTGGATTGGGTGGCAGAGCAGCTGAGGAAGTGATATTTGGGGAGCCTGAGGTTACTACAGGTGCAGCGGGAGATTTGCAGCAAATCACTGGCTTGGCAAAACAG ATGGTGACCACATTCGGCATGTCTGAAATTGGCCCATGGTCACTCATGGACTCATCACAGAGTGGTGATgtcatcatgaggatgatggcCAGGAATTCAATGTCAGAAAAGCTTGCAGAAGACATTGATGCTGCCGTGAAGAGACTTTCAGATGGTGCATATGAAATTGCTCTGAGTCACATAAGGAATAACCGGGAGGCCATAGACAAGATTGTGGAAGTCCTCCTCGAGAAAGAAACAATGTCCGGGGATGAGTTCCGTGCTATCCTCTCAGAGTTTGTCGAAATTCCTGTTGAGAACCGGGTTCCTCCTTCAGTTCCATCTCCTGTCTCTGTGTAA
- the LOC115729651 gene encoding pentatricopeptide repeat-containing protein At2g41080 isoform X1: protein MSGAHKKSALKAEHSTNRTILVLPATGRTLDRNLGGSSMPPKCMGKFFSSFPFSLDVTRVPSSRFLSSNAFELTNCAPSAAEFVALCSSGRVKEAFQNFKSEIWSDPRLFSHLLQACIPRKSLPLGRQLHSLVITSGCSDRFVSNHLLNMYSKCGELQTALMLFDHIPWANIMSRNILINGYLNIGDLEGARKVFEQMPQRNVATWNAMVTGLIKFEYNEDGLGFFKEMYEEAFLPDEYALGSVLRGCASLRALHAGQQIHACAVKSGFELNLVVGSSLAHMYMKCGSLEEGEGVISSMPICNVVAWNTLIAGKAQHGSPEGVLDQYNMMRIAAVKPDRITYVSVITACSDMATLGQGQQIHAEVIKAGAISVVSIVSSLISMYSKCGCLEDSFKAFTERVDAEADGILWSSMIAAYGFHGRGERAIGLFKQMEIEGVEVTDVTYLSLLYACSHRGLKDEGLKFFDSMVEKHGVNPRLEHYTCMVDLLGRSGCLKEAEVMIRSMPLKADAIIWKTLLSACKIHKNADMARRAAEEVLKIDPQDSASYVLLSNLHAYAKRWQDVSEVRKSMREKQVKKEPGVSWVELQNQVHQFVMGDKSHQYSKEINAYLKELTVEMKLRGYVPDMGAVLQDMDDEDKEYSLAHHSEKLAIAFALMNTATDAPIRVMKNLRVCSDCHVAIKYISEIKNREIIVRDVSRFHHFKNGQCSCGDYWTQDRYLRRHSESTLPALS, encoded by the coding sequence ATGTCAGGAGCCCATAAGAAAAGCGCGCTGAAAGCGGAGCACTCGACCAACCGAACGATTCTTGTACTTCCTGCGACCGGACGTACATTGGACAGAAACTTAGGTGGCTCCTCGATGCCACCAAAATGTATGGGAAAATTCTTTAGCTCGTTTCCCTTCTCACTAGACGTCACGAGAGTCCCAAGCTCGCGCTTTTTGTCGTCGAACGCTTTCGAGCTCACAAACTGCGCTCCATCAGCTGCGGAGTTCGTGGCTCTTTGCTCGAGCGGACGCGTTAAAGAAGCCTTCCAGAACTTCAAATCGGAAATATGGTCCGACCCCCGTTTGTTTTCCCACCTCCTCCAGGCTTGTATACCCAGAAAATCGCTTCCTTTAGGACGACAGCTTCATTCTTTGGTGATCACTTCTGGGTGCTCGGACAGGTTCGTGTCCAATCATTTGCTGAATATGTACTCCAAGTGCGGAGAGTTGCAAACTGCTCTGATGTTGTTCGATCACATTCCTTGGGCGAATATCATGTCGCGTAACATTCTAATTAACGGGTACTTGAATATTGGTGATTTGGAGGGTGCCCGGAAAGTGTTCGAGCAAATGCCTCAGCGAAATGTGGCCACTTGGAATGCCATGGTGACTGGTCTTATAAAATTTGAGTATAATGAGGACGGGTTGGGTTTTTTCAAAGAGATGTATGAGGAGGCTTTTTTGCCTGATGAGTACGCTTTGGGGAGTGTTCTCAGGGGCTGTGCTAGTTTGAGAGCTCTGCATGCCGGGCAGCAGATCCATGCTTGCGCAGTGAAAAGTGGGTTTGAACTCAATTTGGTAGTTGGGAGCTCATTGGCTCATATGTACATGAAGTGCGGAAGCTTGGAAGAAGGCGAAGGGGTAATCAGCTCGATGCCAATTTGCAATGTGGTTGCTTGGAATACTCTTATTGCAGGGAAAGCCCAACATGGGTCACCTGAGGGAGTTTTAGATCAGTACAACATGATGAGAATCGCAGCTGTGAAACCCGATAGGATCACTTATGTGAGTGTGATTACCGCATGTTCAGATATGGCAACGCTAGGCCAGGGTCAACAAATTCACGCAGAAGTGATCAAAGCTGGGGCTATTTCAGTAGTTAGCATTGTAAGTTCTTTGATTAGCATGTATTCAAAGTGTGGATGCTTAGAGGATTCTTTTAAGGCTTTCACAGAGCGCGTGGATGCGGAGGCAGATGGCATACTTTGGAGCTCGATGATTGCAGCATATGGGTTTCACGGGCGAGGCGAGAGAGCGATTGGGTTGTTTAAACAAATGGAGATTGAAGGAGTAGAGGTAACTGATGTAACATATCTGAGTTTGCTGTATGCTTGCAGTCATCGTGGCTTGAAGGATGAGGGGCTTAAGTTTTTCGACTCTATGGTGGAGAAGCATGGGGTGAATCCCCGGTTGGAACATTATACATGCATGGTTGATCTCCTGGGACGTTCAGGTTGTCTGAAGGAAGCGGAGGTGATGATTAGATCCATGCCGTTGAAAGCAGATGCCATAATATGGAAAACTTTGTTATCTGCATGCAAAATCCACAAGAATGCAGACATGGCGAGAAGAGCTGCAGAGGAAGTTCTTAAGATTGATCCGCAGGATTCAGCTTCTTACGTGCTCCTTTCGAACTTACATGCCTATGCTAAGAGATGGCAAGATGTTTCTGAGGTCAGAAAATCCATGAGAGAGAAGCAAGTGAAGAAGGAACCGGGGGTGAGTTGGGTGGAGCTCCAGAATCAAGTTCATCAGTTCGTGATGGGTGACAAATCCCATCAATACTCGAAGGAGATAAATGCTTATCTGAAAGAGCTCACCGTGGAGATGAAGTTGCGCGGTTATGTACCCGATATGGGCGCAGTCTTGCAAGATATGGATGATGAGGATAAAGAGTATAGCTTGGCACACCATAGTGAGAAGTTGGCTATTGCCTTCGCACTGATGAATACTGCTACAGATGCACCAATCAGAGTGATGAAAAACTTGCGGGTCTGCAGTGACTGTCACGTCGCAATAAAGTACATATCGGAGATTAAAAACCGAGAAATTATCGTCCGGGATGTGAGTAGATTTCATCACTTTAAGAATGGCCAATGCTCATGTGGAGATTACTG
- the LOC115729651 gene encoding pentatricopeptide repeat-containing protein At2g41080 isoform X2: MSGAHKKSALKAEHSTNRTILVLPATGRTLDRNLGGSSMPPKCMGKFFSSFPFSLDVTRVPSSRFLSSNAFELTNCAPSAAEFVALCSSGRVKEAFQNFKSEIWSDPRLFSHLLQACIPRKSLPLGRQLHSLVITSGCSDRFVSNHLLNMYSKCGELQTALMLFDHIPWANIMSRNILINGYLNIGDLEGARKVFEQMPQRNVATWNAMVTGLIKFEYNEDGLGFFKEMYEEAFLPDEYALGSVLRGCASLRALHAGQQIHACAVKSGFELNLVVGSSLAHMYMKCGSLEEGEGVISSMPICNVVAWNTLIAGKAQHGSPEGVLDQYNMMRIAAVKPDRITYVSVITACSDMATLGQGQQIHAEVIKAGAISVVSIVSSLISMYSKCGCLEDSFKAFTERVDAEADGILWSSMIAAYGFHGRGERAIGLFKQMEIEGVEVTDVTYLSLLYACSHRGLKDEGLKFFDSMVEKHGVNPRLEHYTCMVDLLGRSGCLKEAEVMIRSMPLKADAIIWKTLLSACKIHKNADMARRAAEEVLKIDPQDSASYVLLSNLHAYAKRWQDVSEVRKSMREKQVKKEPGVSWVELQNQVHQFVMGDKSHQYSKEINAYLKELTVEMKLRGYVPDMGAVLQDMDDEDKEYSLAHHSEKLAIAFALMNTATDAPIRVMKNLRVCSDCHVAIKYISEIKNREIIVRDVSRFHHFKNGQCSCGDYW; this comes from the coding sequence ATGTCAGGAGCCCATAAGAAAAGCGCGCTGAAAGCGGAGCACTCGACCAACCGAACGATTCTTGTACTTCCTGCGACCGGACGTACATTGGACAGAAACTTAGGTGGCTCCTCGATGCCACCAAAATGTATGGGAAAATTCTTTAGCTCGTTTCCCTTCTCACTAGACGTCACGAGAGTCCCAAGCTCGCGCTTTTTGTCGTCGAACGCTTTCGAGCTCACAAACTGCGCTCCATCAGCTGCGGAGTTCGTGGCTCTTTGCTCGAGCGGACGCGTTAAAGAAGCCTTCCAGAACTTCAAATCGGAAATATGGTCCGACCCCCGTTTGTTTTCCCACCTCCTCCAGGCTTGTATACCCAGAAAATCGCTTCCTTTAGGACGACAGCTTCATTCTTTGGTGATCACTTCTGGGTGCTCGGACAGGTTCGTGTCCAATCATTTGCTGAATATGTACTCCAAGTGCGGAGAGTTGCAAACTGCTCTGATGTTGTTCGATCACATTCCTTGGGCGAATATCATGTCGCGTAACATTCTAATTAACGGGTACTTGAATATTGGTGATTTGGAGGGTGCCCGGAAAGTGTTCGAGCAAATGCCTCAGCGAAATGTGGCCACTTGGAATGCCATGGTGACTGGTCTTATAAAATTTGAGTATAATGAGGACGGGTTGGGTTTTTTCAAAGAGATGTATGAGGAGGCTTTTTTGCCTGATGAGTACGCTTTGGGGAGTGTTCTCAGGGGCTGTGCTAGTTTGAGAGCTCTGCATGCCGGGCAGCAGATCCATGCTTGCGCAGTGAAAAGTGGGTTTGAACTCAATTTGGTAGTTGGGAGCTCATTGGCTCATATGTACATGAAGTGCGGAAGCTTGGAAGAAGGCGAAGGGGTAATCAGCTCGATGCCAATTTGCAATGTGGTTGCTTGGAATACTCTTATTGCAGGGAAAGCCCAACATGGGTCACCTGAGGGAGTTTTAGATCAGTACAACATGATGAGAATCGCAGCTGTGAAACCCGATAGGATCACTTATGTGAGTGTGATTACCGCATGTTCAGATATGGCAACGCTAGGCCAGGGTCAACAAATTCACGCAGAAGTGATCAAAGCTGGGGCTATTTCAGTAGTTAGCATTGTAAGTTCTTTGATTAGCATGTATTCAAAGTGTGGATGCTTAGAGGATTCTTTTAAGGCTTTCACAGAGCGCGTGGATGCGGAGGCAGATGGCATACTTTGGAGCTCGATGATTGCAGCATATGGGTTTCACGGGCGAGGCGAGAGAGCGATTGGGTTGTTTAAACAAATGGAGATTGAAGGAGTAGAGGTAACTGATGTAACATATCTGAGTTTGCTGTATGCTTGCAGTCATCGTGGCTTGAAGGATGAGGGGCTTAAGTTTTTCGACTCTATGGTGGAGAAGCATGGGGTGAATCCCCGGTTGGAACATTATACATGCATGGTTGATCTCCTGGGACGTTCAGGTTGTCTGAAGGAAGCGGAGGTGATGATTAGATCCATGCCGTTGAAAGCAGATGCCATAATATGGAAAACTTTGTTATCTGCATGCAAAATCCACAAGAATGCAGACATGGCGAGAAGAGCTGCAGAGGAAGTTCTTAAGATTGATCCGCAGGATTCAGCTTCTTACGTGCTCCTTTCGAACTTACATGCCTATGCTAAGAGATGGCAAGATGTTTCTGAGGTCAGAAAATCCATGAGAGAGAAGCAAGTGAAGAAGGAACCGGGGGTGAGTTGGGTGGAGCTCCAGAATCAAGTTCATCAGTTCGTGATGGGTGACAAATCCCATCAATACTCGAAGGAGATAAATGCTTATCTGAAAGAGCTCACCGTGGAGATGAAGTTGCGCGGTTATGTACCCGATATGGGCGCAGTCTTGCAAGATATGGATGATGAGGATAAAGAGTATAGCTTGGCACACCATAGTGAGAAGTTGGCTATTGCCTTCGCACTGATGAATACTGCTACAGATGCACCAATCAGAGTGATGAAAAACTTGCGGGTCTGCAGTGACTGTCACGTCGCAATAAAGTACATATCGGAGATTAAAAACCGAGAAATTATCGTCCGGGATGTGAGTAGATTTCATCACTTTAAGAATGGCCAATGCTCATGTGGAGATTACTGGTAG